One Aphidius gifuensis isolate YNYX2018 linkage group LG5, ASM1490517v1, whole genome shotgun sequence genomic region harbors:
- the LOC122856851 gene encoding ceramide synthase 6 produces MEILANVSSSFWSPDIWLPPNITWDNITPNSDNKYANWKHLIYPLPMALCHLVIRFALERLIFQPIGRTLGIRTTRTKKAPANAILEKAYNKRIKHKTLTALAKQVDWTERQVERWLRLRRSQDKPSTLTKFCENSWRCVYYTSIFFYGIYVLWDKPWLWDIRECYNNYPYHSVTDDVWWYYMISMSFYWCLSVSQFFDVKRKDFWQMFIHHKATIMLMCFSWVGNLTRIGSLVLVIHDCADIFLEAAKIAKYSNYQKLCEFIMVTFTLIWLVTRMGFYPFWIIYSTSITAPQIVPMFPAYYIFNSLLILLFVLHIIWTWMIVKVAYKSFTAGVMEGDIRSNTSEISDDPAMEPSANNSLNNVKQHSG; encoded by the exons ATGGAGATCCTTGCAAATGTATCATCGTCATTTTGGTCACCTGACATTTGGCTACCACCAAATATAACTTGGGACAATATAACACCAAATTCAGATAATAAATATGCTAATTGGAAACATCTTATTTATCCTTTACCTATGGCATTGTGTCATCTAGTCATTCGTTTTGCATTAGAAAg aCTGATATTTCAACCAATTGGAAGAACATTGGGAATTAGAACAACAAGAACTAAAAAAGCACCAGCTAATGCTATTTTAGAAAAAGcttataataaaagaattaagCATAAAACATTAACTGCATTGGCTAAACAAGTTGATTGGACTGAAAGACAAGTAGAAAGATGGCTGAGACTTAGACGATCACAAGATAAACCTTCAACACTTACAAAGTTTTGTGAAAATAg ctgGAGATGTGTTTATtatacatcaatatttttctatggAATTTATGTATTATGGGATAAACCATGGCTTTGGGATATCAGAGAATGTTACAATAATTATCCTTATCATTCAGTAACTGATGATGTATGGTGGTATTACATGATATCAATGTCATTTTATTGGTGTTTAAGTGTATCacaattttttgatgttaaaaGAAAAGATTTTTGGCAAATGTTTATACATCATAAAGCAACAATAATGTTAATGTGTTTTTCATGGGTTGGTAATTTAACAAGAATTGGTTCACTTGTACTTGTTATACATGATTgtgctgatatttttttggaaGCAGCTAAAATTgctaaatattcaaattatcaaaaattatgtgaatttattatggttacatttacattaatttGGCTTGTTACAAGAATGGGAttttatccattttggattatttacag tacatCTATAACAGCTCCACAAATTGTACCAATGTTTCCAGCttattacatatttaattcattgttGATATTGCTATTTGTTCTTCATATTATTTGGACATGGATGATTGTCAAAGTTGCATACAAATCATTTACTGCTGGagtg ATGGAAGGTGATATTCGTAGTAATACTAGTGAAATATCAGATGATCCAGCTATGGAACCA